From Myotis daubentonii chromosome 15, mMyoDau2.1, whole genome shotgun sequence, one genomic window encodes:
- the LOC132216293 gene encoding gastrula zinc finger protein XlCGF52.1-like, protein MENLVNLEKDMMEDRQEAAVLTSLDPPLPSSPGDSVKTEGEQNPQDGIGLERVDVRDVPPTHVPETQALSQHPKRRGSGNPGGAPKRKRGNTPTPQEEPQEGAMSWDTGEVTRWHRCHSVGASSTVEPTAHPVGKESRRKTPYECEDCSKRFTYRSQLELHLRTHTGERPFQCLDCPKRFTQVSHLHVHQRIHTGENLFCCTVCQKRFTQFSHLHVHQRIHTGEKPFCCTVCEKRFAHESTLRDHQRVHTQEKPYQCAVCQKRFIQRTNLNKHMRTHSGLKPYLCPHCHLAFRHQGTFKRHQRTHVNEVPPGLQVPSDQEGN, encoded by the coding sequence GAGACTCGGTGAAGACAGAGGGGGAGCAGAACCCGCAGGACGGAATTGGTCTGGAGCGTGTGGATGTCCGTGACGTGCCTCCCACCCACGTTCCGGAGACACAGGCTTTGAGTCAGCATCCAAAGAGAAGAGGTTCTGGGAATCCAGGAGGTGCCCCCAAGAGAAAAAGGGGCaacactcccaccccccaagaGGAGCCTCAAGAAGGAGCCATGTCGTGGGACACAGGAGAAGTCACCAGATGGCACAGGTGCCATTCAGTGGGTGCGTCAAGCACCGTGGAGCCAACTGCTCACCCTGTTGGCAAGGAATCCAGGAGGAAGACACCCTACGAGTGTGAAGACTGCAGCAAGAGGTTCACCTACCGATCACAGTTAGAACTTCACCTGAGGACACACACAGGAGAGAGACCCTTCCAGTGCCTTGACTGTCCCAAGAGGTTCACTCAGGTCTCGCACCTCCACGTCCACCAGCGGATCCACACGGGGGAGAACCTGTTCTGCTGCACAGTCTGCCAGAAGAGGTTCACTCAGTTCTCCCACCTCCACGTCCACCAGCGGATCCACACGGGGGAGAAGCCGTTCTGCTGTACAGTCTGCGAGAAGAGGTTCGCTCACGAGTCCACGCTGCGTGACCACCAGCGGGTCCACACCCAGGAGAAGCCTTACCAGTGCGCCGTCTGCCAGAAAAGGTTCATCCAACGCACGAACCTCAACAAACACATGCGCACCCACTCGGGCCTGAAACCCTACCTGTGTCCCCACTGCCACCTGGCCTTCCGCCATCAGGGGACGTTTAAACGCCACCAAAGGACACATGTCAACGAGGTGCCCCCGGGACTCCAGGTCCCTTCTGACCAGGAAGGAAACTAA